From the Myxococcales bacterium genome, one window contains:
- a CDS encoding type II/IV secretion system protein produces MSEPIADFDFGPYQVDPESVRLLPQMFCLTHDVIILGRVETGDRDPVVVGLADPNDLDTLDAISRVMRGRRVTPIKVAGEKIQKALAYAYGFDKVVDPPPGVPSPPQELEREVILGAEAPAEGDAGKQKSIHSAQLDREDDTPIKRLVNEVLITALRRGATDIHIENFRYETVTRLKVDGLLQRVRSPINKANVEEVVNRIKIVSRLDISEKRAPQDGRLTLPVNQGGNLYEVPFRVSIIPGPWGEDIVLRILDKSMAPIDLELLGFTSGDLDNFKRLIANPQGLILNSGPTGSGKTTTLYASLKHIRNPQIKILSAEDPIEYDIEGVCQKQVGPKLDFADLARAFLRHDPDVLLIGEIRDAETADAAAKAAQTGHLVLSTVHTNDAVSAISRLAGLGLEYDIVSSILLGVLSQRLVRRVCRQCAAPLLPNDRLRALFGRAAAGLDLVQGRGCEHCHQTGYRGRIGLFELFIVDDELQQHIQMETPLPEIQRLAIAKGMTPLVLDGLRKVAHQLTTLEEIVRVVPYRQIAANLRDAPAKPAA; encoded by the coding sequence ATGAGCGAACCGATTGCCGACTTCGATTTCGGACCCTATCAGGTCGACCCGGAAAGCGTGCGGCTGTTGCCCCAGATGTTCTGCCTGACGCACGACGTGATCATCCTGGGGCGGGTGGAAACCGGCGACCGCGATCCGGTGGTCGTGGGCCTGGCCGATCCGAACGACCTGGACACGCTCGACGCGATCAGCCGCGTGATGCGCGGCCGGCGCGTGACGCCGATCAAGGTGGCGGGCGAAAAAATCCAGAAGGCGCTGGCCTATGCCTACGGCTTCGACAAGGTCGTCGATCCGCCGCCGGGCGTACCGTCGCCGCCGCAGGAACTGGAGCGCGAGGTCATCCTGGGCGCCGAGGCGCCGGCCGAGGGCGACGCCGGCAAACAAAAGAGCATCCATTCGGCGCAGCTCGACCGCGAGGACGACACGCCGATCAAGCGGCTGGTCAACGAGGTTCTGATCACCGCCTTGCGCCGCGGCGCCACCGACATCCACATCGAGAATTTCCGGTACGAGACGGTGACGCGCCTCAAGGTGGACGGGCTGTTGCAGCGCGTCCGTTCGCCGATCAACAAGGCGAACGTCGAGGAGGTCGTCAACCGCATCAAAATCGTCTCGCGGCTCGACATCAGCGAAAAGCGCGCGCCGCAGGACGGCCGGTTGACCTTGCCGGTCAACCAGGGCGGCAACCTGTACGAGGTGCCGTTCCGCGTGTCGATCATTCCGGGCCCGTGGGGCGAGGACATCGTGCTGCGCATTCTCGACAAGTCCATGGCGCCGATCGACCTGGAACTGTTGGGCTTCACCAGCGGCGACCTGGACAACTTCAAGCGGCTGATCGCCAACCCGCAGGGCCTCATTCTCAACTCGGGCCCCACCGGTTCGGGCAAGACGACGACGCTCTACGCCAGCCTGAAGCACATCCGCAATCCGCAGATCAAAATCCTCTCGGCCGAGGATCCGATCGAATACGACATCGAGGGCGTCTGCCAGAAACAGGTCGGCCCGAAACTCGATTTCGCCGATCTGGCGCGCGCCTTCCTGCGCCACGATCCGGACGTTTTGCTCATCGGCGAAATCCGCGACGCCGAAACGGCCGACGCTGCCGCCAAGGCCGCGCAAACCGGCCACCTCGTGCTGTCCACCGTGCACACCAACGACGCCGTTTCGGCGATCTCGCGCCTGGCCGGCCTGGGCCTCGAGTACGACATCGTTTCCTCCATCCTGCTGGGCGTGCTCAGCCAGCGCCTGGTGCGCCGCGTCTGCCGGCAGTGCGCCGCGCCGTTGCTGCCCAACGACCGCCTGCGCGCGCTGTTCGGCCGGGCGGCGGCGGGCCTCGACCTGGTGCAAGGGCGGGGTTGCGAGCACTGCCATCAGACGGGCTATCGCGGGCGCATCGGCTTGTTCGAACTGTTCATCGTCGACGATGAACTGCAGCAGCACATCCAGATGGAGACGCCGCTGCCGGAAATCCAGCGCCTGGCTATCGCCAAGGGGATGACGCCGCTGGTCCTCGACGGGCTGCGCAAGGTCGCGCACCAGCTCACCACGCTGGAGGAAATCGTCCGGGTCGTGCCGTACCGGCAGATCGCCGCCAATCTGCGCGACGCGCCCGCCAAACCGGCGGCCTGA
- a CDS encoding glycosyltransferase family 4 protein: MGIAGKKILLTTTHQNIRSGGSIQLSQLARALTAAGARVEALFNYRAGADRESSNLTALEQAGVAVRFLRFNRWYHPAQIWRLRDWLRRGAYDIVHTHKGSDLSLVLLAGAGLPIPCVVNTRGVNFRLGLNRYKYRSRRLDRIIVVSQDSRRVMVDCGVPADKIRVIYGGADTERFRPLPAERAPVRAEWSIPPDALVSVVAANLVRQKGHGDYLEAAAALRAAHPELWHVFAGGGDQAPWRERAAELGVADRVIFAGFRRDMERVYAAADLSVMPSFAGEGVSGVLREAMACGLPVITTDVGGNAELVRDGETGLVVPIRQPAALAGALQRLVVDRELAARLAGAGAALVRSQFSVAHRMERILALYEEVFRDKGLPF, translated from the coding sequence ATGGGAATCGCCGGCAAAAAAATTCTGCTGACGACCACGCACCAGAACATCCGTTCCGGCGGCAGCATCCAGTTGTCGCAGCTGGCGCGGGCGCTGACGGCGGCCGGGGCGCGCGTCGAGGCGCTTTTCAATTACCGGGCCGGCGCCGACCGCGAATCGTCCAACCTGACCGCGCTGGAACAGGCGGGCGTTGCGGTGCGGTTTCTGCGCTTCAACCGCTGGTACCACCCGGCGCAGATCTGGCGCCTGCGCGACTGGCTGCGGCGGGGCGCCTACGACATCGTCCATACGCACAAGGGAAGCGATTTGTCGCTGGTGCTGCTGGCGGGTGCGGGGCTGCCCATTCCGTGCGTCGTCAACACGCGCGGCGTCAATTTCCGCCTGGGCCTGAACCGCTACAAGTACCGCAGCCGGCGGCTGGATCGCATCATTGTGGTCAGCCAGGACAGCCGGCGCGTGATGGTCGATTGTGGCGTGCCCGCCGATAAAATCCGCGTGATCTACGGCGGCGCCGACACCGAACGCTTCCGCCCGCTGCCGGCCGAGCGCGCGCCGGTGCGCGCCGAGTGGAGCATCCCGCCCGACGCGCTGGTCAGCGTCGTGGCGGCCAACCTGGTGCGGCAAAAAGGCCACGGCGACTACCTGGAAGCGGCAGCGGCGCTGCGCGCCGCGCATCCGGAACTATGGCACGTCTTCGCCGGGGGCGGCGATCAGGCCCCCTGGCGCGAACGGGCCGCCGAACTGGGCGTGGCCGACCGGGTGATTTTCGCCGGCTTCCGCCGCGACATGGAACGCGTCTACGCGGCGGCCGATCTGTCGGTGATGCCCAGTTTCGCGGGCGAGGGCGTTTCGGGCGTCCTCCGCGAGGCGATGGCCTGCGGCTTGCCGGTCATCACCACCGACGTCGGCGGCAACGCGGAACTGGTGCGCGACGGCGAAACCGGCCTCGTGGTGCCGATCCGGCAACCGGCGGCGCTGGCCGGCGCCCTGCAGCGACTGGTGGTCGACCGCGAACTGGCCGCACGGCTTGCGGGCGCGGGGGCGGCGCTGGTCCGGTCGCAATTTTCGGTGGCGCACCGGATGGAACGGATTCTGGCCCTTTACGAAGAGGTGTTTCGCGACAAGGGGCTGCCTTTTTAA
- a CDS encoding UvrD-helicase domain-containing protein, giving the protein MNDRRPIPADQPARELATRSRDHALWIEAGAGTGKTTLLVARILSLLTDAERPLRLARLAAITFTEKAAGELKVKIRQELEKALAATSEDRRELLTQALRDLETAAIGTLHSFARLLLAELPVEAGIDPRAEVLDEAAFNRLLAETYDEWFDQRIRDPEAAPILRWYLREREFRQRRDDWDYVWRLANEICRNPDELLEAEPPATDFTAMLAELRGLAAAALEHARRFCGDPENEGFRQVADFAAALDNLPSPDEREAFPPAVDALPDFHLGKGKAAGWRDGGKDENKEFRARLKAARATLRQIVREPEMRRLFELARQFGRHFLAVKRRRGLLDFQDLLLLAGRLLRENKAARAYFQQRFDALLIDEFQDTDPLQVEIAFFLAEDGAVADRVEDVRLKPGKLVVVGDPKQSIYRFRRADIEVYEKTRRALLAGAEPTHIAVNFRSAPGIIDFVNAVFPPLMKLDPAMPVSPDYVPLVAGRRDAPDGAGVIVLQGDRPAEDGASARAYEFAAVAAWIRATHAAGLPVYDKDAGAERPLRWRDVAILDSRASKFLGLEQALRQAGVPYRLEGGKVFYRREEIAAAVNGLTALEDPDDRLALAQWLGSELVGFADEDLLLHVLGRDDRELRYFGDVAQPGDEIGEMLAAMRALHAARNRVGCLATVRGLFDLVGALPTALTLPHAEVAVANLHKLLAAARAADRSRLTFGEFAREWAAAYREEREEADFAITEDADDVVRILTIHKAKGLDWPVVVALELNVDFRAAQVSPVKLFRRATGELGLCVADNVRTANYERMKREEAGFGEAERIRQLYVALTRARDYLVLPFFPKYGRGKNRSVEKPVGFAEFFQRAGMLAEDFTVRALAGAQWKTVALDGLKRADLPRWELPALVAEGGLSAATKELVEEWLARRRPPAAAEVPAAPALVFESPSRLAAESPAAPATRSAGLKMGLAFHTLMERLDLDEPLGWGRTAAEVAVEYELSSRETAWLREWHENLLRLPSFARVMGARVWREAPFVWRDPDGTVYSGKMDLIAEKDGAAVILDYKTGRVAPEQLGQRVAEYRRQGEIYRAAVRELLGCENVTMVFCFVSLGREVVLE; this is encoded by the coding sequence ATGAATGACCGGCGGCCCATCCCGGCCGATCAACCGGCGCGCGAGCTGGCGACGCGGTCGCGCGACCACGCCCTCTGGATCGAGGCCGGCGCGGGCACCGGCAAAACCACTCTGCTCGTCGCCCGCATTCTGTCGTTGCTGACCGACGCGGAACGGCCGCTGCGCCTCGCGCGGCTGGCGGCCATCACCTTCACCGAAAAGGCCGCCGGCGAACTCAAGGTGAAAATCCGGCAAGAACTGGAAAAGGCGCTCGCCGCCACGTCGGAGGACCGCCGCGAGTTGTTGACGCAGGCGCTGCGCGACCTGGAAACGGCGGCCATCGGCACGCTGCATTCGTTCGCCCGCCTGCTGCTCGCCGAGTTGCCGGTGGAAGCGGGCATCGATCCGCGCGCCGAGGTGCTCGACGAGGCGGCGTTCAACCGGCTGCTGGCCGAAACCTACGACGAATGGTTCGACCAGCGGATTCGCGATCCCGAGGCGGCGCCGATCCTGCGGTGGTATCTGCGCGAGCGCGAATTCCGGCAACGTCGGGACGATTGGGATTACGTGTGGCGGCTGGCGAACGAAATCTGCCGCAATCCCGACGAACTGCTCGAGGCCGAACCGCCCGCGACCGATTTCACCGCGATGCTCGCCGAACTGCGCGGCCTCGCGGCGGCGGCGCTGGAGCACGCGCGCCGCTTTTGCGGCGACCCGGAGAACGAAGGCTTCCGGCAAGTGGCCGATTTCGCGGCGGCGCTGGACAATCTGCCGTCGCCGGACGAGCGCGAGGCGTTTCCGCCGGCGGTGGATGCGCTGCCGGACTTTCATTTGGGCAAGGGCAAGGCCGCGGGCTGGCGCGACGGCGGCAAGGACGAGAACAAGGAATTCCGCGCGCGGTTGAAGGCGGCGCGCGCGACCTTGCGGCAAATCGTCCGCGAGCCCGAGATGCGCCGGTTGTTCGAGCTGGCTCGTCAGTTCGGCCGGCATTTCCTCGCCGTGAAGCGCCGGCGGGGCCTGCTCGATTTTCAGGATCTGCTGCTCTTGGCCGGCCGGCTGCTGCGCGAAAACAAAGCGGCGCGCGCCTATTTTCAGCAGCGTTTCGACGCGCTTTTGATCGACGAGTTCCAGGACACCGACCCGTTGCAGGTGGAGATCGCCTTTTTTCTCGCCGAGGACGGCGCCGTGGCCGACCGGGTCGAGGACGTGCGGCTCAAGCCCGGCAAGCTGGTGGTCGTCGGCGATCCGAAGCAATCGATCTACCGGTTCCGCCGCGCCGACATCGAGGTTTACGAAAAAACCCGGCGGGCGCTGCTGGCCGGCGCGGAACCGACGCACATCGCCGTCAATTTCCGCTCGGCGCCCGGCATCATCGATTTCGTCAACGCGGTCTTCCCGCCTCTGATGAAGCTCGATCCGGCGATGCCCGTCAGCCCGGATTACGTGCCGCTGGTCGCCGGCCGCCGGGACGCGCCGGACGGTGCGGGCGTGATCGTGCTGCAAGGCGATCGGCCGGCGGAGGACGGCGCGAGCGCGCGGGCCTACGAATTCGCGGCGGTCGCCGCGTGGATTCGCGCGACGCACGCGGCCGGTCTGCCGGTTTACGACAAGGACGCCGGGGCCGAGCGCCCGCTCCGTTGGCGCGACGTCGCCATCCTCGACAGCCGTGCGTCGAAATTTCTGGGCCTCGAGCAGGCGTTGCGCCAGGCCGGTGTGCCGTATCGGCTCGAGGGCGGCAAGGTGTTTTACCGGCGCGAGGAAATCGCCGCGGCCGTCAACGGCCTGACGGCGCTCGAGGATCCCGACGACCGCCTGGCGCTGGCGCAGTGGCTGGGCAGCGAGCTGGTCGGCTTTGCCGACGAGGATCTGCTGCTGCACGTGCTGGGGCGCGACGACCGCGAACTGCGCTACTTCGGCGATGTCGCGCAGCCCGGCGACGAGATCGGTGAAATGCTGGCGGCCATGCGCGCATTGCACGCGGCGCGCAACCGCGTGGGCTGCCTGGCCACGGTGCGCGGCCTGTTCGACCTGGTGGGCGCGCTGCCCACCGCGTTGACGCTGCCGCACGCCGAGGTGGCGGTCGCCAATCTGCACAAGCTGCTGGCCGCGGCGCGGGCCGCCGACCGGTCGCGGCTGACCTTCGGCGAGTTCGCCCGCGAGTGGGCCGCGGCTTATCGCGAGGAGCGCGAGGAAGCCGATTTCGCCATCACCGAGGACGCCGACGACGTGGTGCGGATTCTCACCATCCACAAGGCGAAGGGCCTCGATTGGCCGGTGGTGGTTGCGCTCGAACTGAACGTCGACTTCCGGGCGGCGCAAGTCTCGCCGGTCAAACTGTTTCGCCGGGCGACGGGCGAACTGGGGCTTTGCGTCGCCGACAACGTGCGGACGGCCAATTACGAGCGGATGAAGCGGGAGGAGGCGGGCTTCGGCGAGGCCGAGCGCATCCGTCAGTTGTACGTCGCCCTGACGCGGGCTCGCGATTACCTCGTGCTGCCTTTTTTCCCGAAATACGGGCGCGGCAAAAATCGGTCGGTGGAGAAACCGGTCGGGTTCGCCGAGTTTTTCCAACGGGCCGGTATGCTCGCCGAGGATTTCACCGTGCGCGCACTGGCCGGCGCGCAATGGAAAACCGTCGCGCTGGATGGTCTGAAACGCGCCGATCTGCCGCGTTGGGAATTGCCGGCGCTGGTGGCCGAAGGCGGCTTGTCCGCGGCGACGAAAGAGCTGGTGGAGGAATGGCTCGCCCGCCGTCGCCCGCCGGCGGCGGCGGAGGTTCCGGCGGCGCCGGCCCTGGTTTTCGAAAGCCCGAGCCGCCTCGCCGCCGAATCGCCGGCCGCGCCCGCGACGCGTTCCGCCGGCCTGAAAATGGGCCTGGCGTTTCACACGCTGATGGAACGGCTGGACCTCGACGAACCGCTGGGCTGGGGACGAACGGCCGCCGAGGTCGCCGTCGAGTACGAATTGTCTTCGCGCGAAACCGCCTGGCTGCGCGAATGGCACGAAAACCTGCTGCGCCTGCCCTCGTTCGCCAGGGTGATGGGGGCGCGCGTCTGGCGCGAGGCGCCGTTCGTCTGGCGCGATCCGGACGGCACGGTCTACAGCGGCAAAATGGATCTGATCGCCGAAAAAGACGGCGCGGCGGTGATCCTCGATTACAAGACGGGCCGGGTCGCGCCCGAGCAACTGGGGCAGCGCGTGGCGGAATACCGGCGGCAGGGCGAGATCTACCGCGCGGCCGTGCGGGAACTGCTCGGCTGCGAGAACGTCACGATGGTCTTTTGCTTCGTCAGCCTCGGGCGGGAAGTGGTGCTGGAGTAA
- a CDS encoding tetratricopeptide repeat protein yields the protein MDLETTILVEQGKEAFSRGDYRVAEQCFTKVVQRHAEWPEMHGKLGTIYHQQGKFTDAIKLYAHAIALNPQYLEARLNLAVLLNDMGQYEQASRLLANLKKNVPYPGRLNMVHLAERHMVTGDAYFAIQLYEHSLVEYEHAAKLRPGWPDLKRKLAATYRRLGRYKDAIHELEAAIAINGKDPDLQTEFALCHYQSGNRQQASLLWQAVLEKHPDHEMARRFQTMMNNGRHHEIAAA from the coding sequence ATGGACCTCGAAACCACGATTTTAGTGGAACAGGGCAAAGAGGCTTTTTCGCGCGGCGATTATCGCGTCGCCGAGCAATGTTTCACCAAAGTGGTTCAGCGTCATGCGGAGTGGCCGGAAATGCACGGCAAACTGGGCACGATCTATCATCAGCAAGGCAAGTTCACCGACGCCATCAAGCTCTACGCCCATGCCATCGCGCTCAACCCGCAGTACCTCGAGGCGCGGCTGAACCTGGCCGTCCTGCTCAACGACATGGGCCAGTACGAACAGGCCAGCCGACTGCTCGCCAACCTGAAGAAAAACGTGCCCTACCCCGGCCGCCTGAACATGGTGCACCTCGCCGAACGCCACATGGTGACCGGCGACGCCTATTTCGCGATCCAGCTTTACGAGCATTCGCTGGTCGAATACGAACACGCCGCCAAACTGCGGCCCGGCTGGCCCGACCTGAAGCGGAAACTCGCGGCCACCTACCGCCGCCTGGGCCGTTACAAGGACGCGATCCACGAACTGGAAGCGGCCATCGCCATCAACGGCAAGGACCCCGACCTGCAGACCGAATTCGCCTTGTGCCACTACCAGTCCGGCAATCGCCAGCAGGCTTCCCTGCTCTGGCAGGCGGTGCTGGAAAAGCATCCCGATCACGAAATGGCGCGCCGCTTCCAAACCATGATGAACAACGGCCGCCATCACGAGATCGCCGCGGCGTAG
- a CDS encoding nuclear transport factor 2 family protein — protein sequence MQTSCWVRCNKPLAALAVMLWLVAAGCADDRARVDRTLDAREAALNNRDLDGYMRLIAPDYVKARPDYDPRAEMEKLFRQLRSIHYQAYARNVQFEQADLARVVQEYRMVLTTPNGMSKTIEGVDHFLLKKEGSWLFAKWLIYQGLDGPAKKPDGPAAESAPATPEPPATQEGES from the coding sequence ATGCAAACAAGTTGCTGGGTACGTTGCAATAAACCGCTCGCCGCGCTGGCGGTGATGCTCTGGCTGGTCGCGGCCGGCTGCGCCGACGACCGCGCCCGCGTCGACCGCACGCTGGACGCCCGCGAGGCCGCGCTCAACAACCGCGATCTTGACGGGTACATGCGGTTGATCGCCCCGGACTACGTCAAAGCTCGCCCCGATTACGATCCGCGCGCCGAAATGGAAAAACTGTTCCGGCAACTGCGGTCGATCCACTACCAGGCGTACGCGCGCAACGTCCAATTCGAGCAGGCTGACCTGGCCAGGGTCGTTCAGGAATATCGCATGGTGCTGACCACTCCCAATGGAATGAGCAAGACCATCGAAGGCGTCGACCACTTCCTGCTGAAAAAGGAAGGTTCCTGGCTGTTTGCCAAGTGGTTGATTTACCAAGGGCTGGACGGTCCGGCGAAAAAACCGGACGGCCCAGCGGCGGAATCGGCGCCCGCCACACCCGAGCCGCCGGCCACTCAAGAAGGAGAGTCTTGA
- a CDS encoding outer membrane protein assembly factor BamD, protein MKPSRTRFMPYFLAATVLLLMLLTGACGPKFDQMTAQQIYEYGQNKYTGKSYQDAIDAYEALIDLYPFSLYVTDAELGIADAHFMKRQWVEAEAAYDSFAKRHPNHPKIDHALFRSGMCGYKQKLSIDRDLTATQKAEAQFSTVVSRYPDSEYYNESRLRLSEVRNDLAKRERYIAKHYWRDDEYYAAFKRYERIIRLYSDTDYYEEALYYGARCLVELDERAEAKRYLELLVRKYPEGKYASDANKLLGTLQ, encoded by the coding sequence GTGAAACCGAGCCGGACCCGATTCATGCCCTATTTCCTAGCGGCAACGGTCCTTCTTCTCATGCTGCTGACCGGCGCGTGCGGACCGAAATTCGATCAAATGACCGCCCAGCAAATCTACGAATACGGGCAAAACAAGTACACGGGCAAGAGCTATCAGGATGCCATCGACGCTTACGAGGCGCTGATCGACCTCTATCCTTTCTCGCTTTATGTCACCGATGCCGAGTTGGGCATCGCCGACGCGCATTTCATGAAGCGGCAATGGGTCGAGGCCGAGGCCGCCTACGATTCCTTCGCCAAACGGCATCCCAATCACCCGAAAATCGACCATGCGCTCTTTCGCAGCGGCATGTGCGGCTACAAACAAAAACTGTCGATCGACCGCGATCTGACCGCCACCCAAAAAGCCGAAGCGCAATTTTCCACGGTGGTTTCGCGCTACCCCGACAGCGAGTACTACAACGAATCGCGCCTCCGCCTGAGCGAGGTCCGTAACGATCTGGCCAAGCGGGAGCGGTATATCGCCAAACACTATTGGCGCGACGACGAATATTACGCCGCCTTCAAGCGTTACGAGCGCATCATCCGGCTCTACTCCGACACCGACTATTACGAAGAAGCGCTCTATTACGGCGCGCGCTGCCTGGTCGAACTGGACGAGCGCGCCGAAGCCAAGCGGTACCTGGAGCTGTTGGTCCGCAAATATCCGGAAGGGAAATACGCTTCCGATGCAAACAAGTTGCTGGGTACGTTGCAATAA
- a CDS encoding Zn-dependent exopeptidase M28, translating into MSFGILKNLLAIGLVMLLLHRLALSAWPRFGALAGLLIPLIAQHLWNTYRRAAAEKLSDNRAAYSFHARFVPQASLQLRSANIIADLPCKGPVRRRLVFSAHTDSKSQNMSIVTRATCSIVFALGVFLLPLLTAPGLIWPAWLLGKIGFVWWVLWLAAEVCAVVLLTMKVTNQSPGAMDDAAACGVLMETARALAAEPPDGVAVRIVWTGAEELGLAGALHYAQNLDIRSPWREAYHLNWEGVGGGTKIWLATGSGPGKEKESLPRKAVALAEAACRRCGVAPKKLSRLVGGEADHIPLLEAGLSTVTLMFSGAPATKVHTSGDRAEILSPESIELAGNIALTAVSLLEEGTIQE; encoded by the coding sequence TTGTCCTTTGGAATCCTGAAAAACCTCCTGGCGATCGGCCTGGTCATGCTGCTGCTGCACCGGCTGGCCTTATCGGCCTGGCCGCGTTTCGGCGCACTCGCCGGCCTGCTCATTCCGTTGATCGCCCAACATTTGTGGAACACCTACCGTCGCGCGGCCGCCGAAAAACTGAGCGACAATCGCGCCGCCTATTCCTTCCACGCGCGGTTCGTCCCCCAAGCTTCCTTGCAGTTGCGCAGCGCCAACATCATCGCGGACCTGCCCTGCAAGGGGCCGGTGCGCCGGCGCCTGGTGTTCTCGGCGCACACCGATTCGAAAAGCCAGAACATGTCCATCGTGACGCGCGCGACGTGTTCGATCGTTTTCGCGCTCGGCGTTTTCCTGCTGCCGTTGCTGACCGCGCCCGGCCTCATCTGGCCCGCGTGGCTATTGGGCAAGATCGGTTTCGTCTGGTGGGTGCTGTGGCTGGCGGCGGAAGTCTGCGCCGTTGTGCTGCTCACGATGAAGGTCACCAACCAATCGCCCGGCGCGATGGACGACGCGGCCGCTTGCGGTGTCTTGATGGAAACGGCCCGCGCGCTCGCGGCGGAACCGCCGGACGGCGTGGCGGTGCGGATCGTCTGGACCGGTGCCGAGGAACTGGGACTGGCGGGGGCGCTGCATTACGCGCAGAACCTCGACATCCGTTCGCCGTGGCGCGAGGCTTATCACCTTAATTGGGAAGGCGTCGGCGGCGGCACGAAAATCTGGTTGGCCACCGGATCGGGACCGGGAAAGGAAAAAGAATCCCTGCCGCGCAAGGCCGTCGCCCTGGCGGAAGCGGCTTGCCGGCGGTGCGGGGTCGCGCCGAAAAAACTCAGCCGGTTGGTCGGCGGCGAGGCCGATCACATACCATTGCTGGAGGCGGGTTTATCGACGGTGACCCTGATGTTTTCCGGCGCGCCGGCGACCAAAGTGCATACCAGCGGCGATCGGGCCGAGATTCTCTCGCCCGAATCGATTGAATTGGCGGGCAATATCGCCTTGACGGCGGTTTCTTTATTAGAGGAAGGAACAATCCAGGAATAA
- a CDS encoding phosphatase PAP2 family protein, whose product MLLSELDRQLFLAINTRWTAAWLDRLSVALQNPWWLWFPVACLAGWLFVRNRENDRRFLLLLAVAVLLTDVYCAQILKPLLARPRPTVVLTGIRALVGWKHGNGLPSNHAANLVAATIVIGAYYRRWLAPMALVSLLVGYTRIYVGVHYPSDVLAGYAAGLFLAGSLLVFFPRIEAGWDRRRNEKNHPSGRVSNHI is encoded by the coding sequence ATGTTGCTTTCCGAACTGGATCGGCAACTTTTTTTAGCAATCAACACCCGGTGGACCGCCGCGTGGTTGGATCGGTTGTCGGTGGCGCTTCAGAATCCGTGGTGGTTGTGGTTTCCCGTCGCTTGCCTGGCCGGGTGGCTGTTCGTCCGCAATCGTGAAAACGATCGACGCTTTCTGTTGTTGCTTGCCGTCGCCGTCCTGCTGACCGATGTGTACTGCGCCCAAATTCTGAAGCCGCTGCTGGCGCGCCCACGGCCGACCGTCGTACTGACGGGCATTCGGGCGCTGGTCGGCTGGAAGCACGGCAATGGCCTGCCGTCCAATCATGCCGCCAACCTGGTCGCCGCGACGATCGTGATCGGGGCGTATTATCGCCGTTGGTTGGCGCCGATGGCGCTGGTATCATTGCTGGTCGGCTATACGCGAATTTACGTCGGCGTGCATTACCCGTCGGATGTGTTGGCGGGCTACGCCGCCGGCCTGTTCCTGGCCGGATCGTTGCTGGTTTTTTTCCCGCGGATCGAGGCCGGATGGGATCGTCGGCGGAATGAAAAAAATCATCCGTCAGGCCGAGTTAGCAACCATATTTGA